One genomic window of Brienomyrus brachyistius isolate T26 chromosome 16, BBRACH_0.4, whole genome shotgun sequence includes the following:
- the pofut2 gene encoding GDP-fucose protein O-fucosyltransferase 2 isoform X2, translating to MADLKKTPVLSSVLECFYLLVMVFFFMQICTASGEILDNMAFNAGQSGSSSPAGEVARDVRYLLYDVNPPEGFNLRRDVYIRMASLVKTLRKREDWVLVLPPWGRLYHWQSPDIDQVRIPWSEFFSITSLQANVPVMEYEEFIAESGGPFIEQVLVLQNYAEGWTEGKWEEKVDLRSCIEKPSYSKDKQGYYRGWFWGYEETRGVNVSCLSAQGHASILAPYLLENTTAVSVMIDRAETLLHDHYAGKDYWDTRRSMVFSKHLRIIGDEFRAKYLNSTDEKDQTMYNEDWTRMKAKPGSAKGGPYVAAHLRRKDFIWGHRDDVPSLKGAVKKIRSLMKQQKLDRVFMATDADEEGAPSV from the exons ATGGCCGACTTGAAAAAGACCCCCGTTTTATCGAGTGTAttagaatgtttttatttacttgttatggtttttttttttatgcagatCTGCACCGCGTCTGGGGAAATACTTGATAATATGGCATTTAATGCTGGCCAGTCTGGCAGCTCTTCGCCGGCCGGAGAAGTAGCGCGAGATGTAAG GTATTTGTTATATGACGTGAATCCGCCTGAAGGCTTCAACCTGAGGCGGGATGTGTACATCCGCATGGCGTCCCTGGTAAAAACTCTGCGTAAGCGTGAGGACTGGGTCCTTGTCCTTCCTCCATGGGGGCGGTTGTACCACTGGCAAAGCCCCGATATTGACCAAGTACGCATTCCCTGGAGCGAGTTTTTCAGCATAACCAGCCTGCAGGCCAATGTGCCCGTCATGGAGTACGAGGAGTTCATCGCCG AATCCGGGGGACCTTTTATTGAGCAGGTCCTGGTGTTACAGAACTATGCAGAGGGCTGGACCGAGGGCAAGTGGGAGGAGAAAGTGGATTTGCGCTCCTGCATCGAGAAGCCATCATACTCCAAGGACAAGCAGGGATACTACAG agGTTGGTTCTGGGGGTATGAGGAGACGAGAGGTGTGAACGTCTCCTGTCTGTCGGCTCAAGGCCACGCCTCCATTCTCGCCCCTTACCTGCTGGAAAACACAACAGCTGT gtctgtgatgataGATCGAGCAGAGACTCTTCTTCACGATCACTATGCTGGTAAAGATTACTGGGAT ACCAGACGCAGCATGGTCTTCTCCAAGCACCTGCGCATCATCGGGGATGAATTTCGAGCAAAGTACCTGAACTCAACGGATGAGAAGGACCAGACAATGTACAATGAAGACTGGACCCGCATGAAG GCCAAGCCTGGTAGTGCGAAGGGGGGGCCATACGTCGCGGCCCACCTGCGGAGGAAGGACTTTATCTGGGGGCACCGTGATGATGTACCGAGCCTCAAAGGAGCAGTGAAGAAGATCCGCAGCCTCATGAAGCAGCAGAAGCTGGACCGCGTCTTCATGGCCACTGATGCTGACGAGGAAGGTGCTCCATCGGTGTGA